In Thalassoglobus sp. JC818, a single window of DNA contains:
- a CDS encoding DmsC/YnfH family molybdoenzyme membrane anchor subunit, protein MVTTTRPLTLEDFESDDPVPSSSGGLLTLLLNEQRTLTAVEEFSFSHDQESAPAQSQYYSKLMPISVPGEGEQYAFEVELDRCSGCKACVTACHSLNGLDESETWRDVGLLIGGTESNPVMQHVTTACHHCVEPGCLIACPVNAYEKDPQTGIVRHLDDQCFGCQYCTLACPYNVPKYHSKKGIVRKCDMCSSRLDVGEAPACVQACPHEAISIKVVNIETVKENAEADSFLPAAPEPYLTLPTTNYKTSRVFPRNTLPADYFSISAQHPHLPLIIMLVLTQLSVGAFTVGCAIDASTGSSLLDLFRPLQATNALIFGLLALAASTLHLGRPQYAFRGILGFRHSWLSREIVAFGLFAGLAVAYSLFTWMTLKPPIEMSIADIWIATALPSMGMLVAVTGFVGVLCSVMIYVFTKREFWNFDRTLIRFLFTSFVLGVATTMLTAFAMPLMQPNISFSSLADHLLIPLTRALIVGATAKLVYDAMLFRYLLDFRYTPMKRSAMLCAGPLRWITVTRFAVGAIGGILLPALLLNQFAEMSSVSGGLLAVAFGIWALCLTGEFLERYLFFAAVSAPRMPGGVRG, encoded by the coding sequence ATGGTGACGACAACACGTCCTCTGACACTCGAAGACTTTGAAAGTGACGACCCAGTGCCGTCATCTTCAGGGGGACTGCTGACGCTGCTTTTGAATGAACAGAGGACGTTGACAGCGGTCGAAGAGTTTTCGTTCAGTCACGATCAGGAGTCTGCTCCGGCTCAGTCGCAGTACTATTCGAAGCTGATGCCAATCTCGGTCCCGGGAGAAGGTGAGCAATACGCCTTCGAAGTCGAACTCGATCGATGTTCTGGTTGCAAAGCCTGCGTGACTGCCTGTCATTCACTCAATGGACTCGATGAGTCTGAGACCTGGCGCGACGTTGGGTTGTTGATTGGCGGGACGGAATCCAACCCTGTGATGCAACACGTGACGACAGCTTGTCATCACTGCGTTGAGCCGGGCTGTCTGATTGCCTGTCCGGTGAATGCCTACGAGAAAGATCCGCAAACGGGCATTGTCCGGCACTTGGACGATCAATGTTTCGGATGTCAGTACTGCACCCTCGCCTGCCCCTACAACGTTCCCAAGTATCACAGCAAAAAGGGAATCGTTCGCAAGTGCGACATGTGTTCGAGTCGGCTTGATGTGGGGGAAGCCCCTGCTTGCGTGCAAGCTTGTCCGCATGAAGCGATCTCGATCAAGGTCGTCAATATCGAGACGGTCAAGGAAAACGCTGAAGCAGATTCATTTCTGCCAGCTGCGCCGGAACCCTATCTCACATTGCCGACCACGAATTACAAGACCTCTCGCGTTTTCCCTCGAAACACGTTGCCTGCCGATTACTTTTCGATCAGTGCTCAACATCCGCATTTGCCTCTGATCATCATGCTTGTTCTGACGCAACTTTCCGTCGGAGCGTTCACGGTGGGATGTGCAATTGATGCCAGCACTGGCTCAAGTTTGCTGGACTTGTTCCGACCGTTGCAGGCGACCAATGCTTTGATCTTTGGATTGCTCGCTCTGGCCGCAAGTACGCTGCATCTCGGACGACCTCAATATGCGTTTCGCGGAATCCTTGGATTTCGACACTCTTGGCTCAGCCGGGAAATTGTGGCGTTCGGCCTCTTCGCGGGGCTGGCTGTGGCCTATTCGCTGTTCACTTGGATGACTCTCAAGCCTCCGATTGAGATGTCCATTGCGGATATCTGGATCGCGACCGCCCTGCCTTCTATGGGCATGCTTGTGGCTGTGACGGGATTTGTGGGTGTGCTTTGTTCGGTCATGATCTATGTCTTCACGAAGCGTGAGTTCTGGAATTTTGACCGGACTTTGATTCGATTTCTGTTCACCAGTTTCGTGCTGGGAGTCGCGACGACAATGCTGACCGCGTTTGCCATGCCACTGATGCAGCCGAACATTTCGTTCTCTTCTCTCGCCGATCATCTTCTGATTCCGCTGACGAGAGCGCTGATCGTGGGAGCGACAGCAAAGCTTGTTTACGACGCGATGTTGTTCCGATACCTGCTTGATTTTCGATACACCCCGATGAAGCGATCGGCGATGCTCTGTGCGGGACCGCTCCGCTGGATCACGGTGACTCGGTTCGCTGTGGGAGCAATTGGCGGAATCCTGTTGCCAGCGTTGTTGCTCAATCAATTTGCAGAAATGTCGAGCGTCTCAGGTGGATTGCTCGCCGTTGCTTTCGGGATCTGGGCACTTTGTCTGACGGGAGAGTTTCTCGAGCGATACCTCTTCTTCGCGGCCGTTTCCGCTCCACGTATGCCAGGAGGAGTTCGAGGATGA
- a CDS encoding nitrate reductase — protein sequence MTTLIDQLRKLPGFSLLHQKDGVLTRELLREPGIHGLGQVPATLAPNGTTQTVCGYCSTGCGLRVHLKDNVGINLTPTTEYPVNLGMACPKGWEALTVLDAPNRATTPLLKNASGEFVPVDWEVALREFTSRFQSIQKEHGPDSVAFLSTGQIPCEEMAFLGALTKFGMGIKHGDGNTRQCMATAVVAYKQAFGFDAPPYTYADFEESDCLTFVGSNPCIAHPIMWERVMRNRCSPEIIVIDPRSTETAMYATQHLAIAPKSDQTLFYGVARILIRNGWIDQKFVSDSTEGFDEFAAFVEDFTVSRVAGETGLKPEQIERFAETIHERKRCSFWWTMGVNQSYQGVRTAQSIINVALMTGSLGRPGTGANSITGQCNAMGSRLFSNTTNLLGGHDFGNAEHRKKVASILKIDAERIPNEGSWAYNEIMEGILKKKIRGLWVICTNTAHSWINQNLARDILDRLDFLVVQDMYHDTETAQMSDLVLPAAGWGEKEGTFVNSERRFGVIKKVRRAPGQALSDFSIFRLIAESYSCGEMFANWDSPQKVFQLLKECTRDMPCDITGIEDYEMIEANGGIQWPLKQGVTEFDQERRLFSDGKFYTSSGRAKFQFEPPKTLSEPVSEKYPFVLLTGRGSASQWHTQTRTSRSAVLKKLYPIDPFVELNPNDARKLGIRPNEWVIIESQRGRMRAMALLTRSVSAGQLFIPMHYEGTNQLTDAVFDPYSKQPSYKACAVRISKDSNSAAATRSH from the coding sequence ATGACAACCCTGATCGATCAACTTCGTAAGCTTCCAGGATTCTCTTTGCTCCATCAAAAGGATGGAGTCTTAACTCGAGAACTCCTACGGGAACCGGGGATTCATGGCCTCGGACAAGTCCCGGCCACGCTCGCTCCCAACGGGACCACTCAAACGGTCTGTGGTTACTGCTCAACCGGTTGTGGTTTGCGTGTTCATCTAAAGGACAACGTTGGAATCAATTTGACGCCCACAACCGAGTATCCGGTCAATCTCGGGATGGCATGCCCGAAAGGCTGGGAAGCACTTACCGTTCTCGATGCTCCCAATCGGGCGACGACTCCTCTTCTGAAGAATGCCTCCGGCGAGTTTGTTCCCGTTGACTGGGAAGTCGCGTTGCGTGAGTTCACGAGTCGCTTTCAATCGATTCAAAAAGAACATGGTCCGGATTCCGTCGCCTTTCTCAGCACCGGCCAAATCCCGTGCGAGGAAATGGCATTCCTTGGGGCGCTGACCAAGTTCGGAATGGGGATCAAGCACGGCGATGGAAACACCCGCCAATGTATGGCAACAGCAGTAGTAGCTTACAAACAAGCCTTCGGCTTCGATGCTCCGCCTTATACGTATGCAGATTTTGAAGAGTCAGACTGCCTGACGTTTGTGGGTTCCAATCCTTGCATTGCCCACCCGATCATGTGGGAACGGGTTATGCGAAATCGCTGTTCTCCGGAAATCATCGTCATCGATCCACGGTCGACGGAAACAGCGATGTACGCGACGCAGCATCTCGCGATCGCTCCGAAGTCAGACCAAACGTTGTTTTACGGCGTCGCCCGAATACTGATTCGGAATGGATGGATCGATCAGAAATTCGTTTCGGACTCGACTGAAGGATTCGATGAATTCGCAGCCTTTGTGGAAGACTTTACGGTCTCTCGTGTCGCTGGGGAAACAGGCTTAAAGCCCGAGCAGATCGAACGGTTCGCCGAGACGATTCACGAGCGAAAGCGATGCAGTTTCTGGTGGACGATGGGCGTCAATCAGAGTTATCAAGGCGTTCGGACTGCTCAATCAATCATCAACGTTGCACTAATGACCGGAAGTCTTGGACGACCCGGAACCGGAGCCAACTCGATCACCGGACAATGTAACGCGATGGGATCGCGGTTGTTCAGCAACACGACGAATTTGCTCGGCGGACACGACTTCGGAAACGCTGAGCACCGAAAGAAAGTTGCTTCCATCTTGAAGATCGACGCCGAGCGCATCCCGAATGAAGGGAGCTGGGCGTACAACGAGATCATGGAAGGGATTTTGAAGAAGAAGATTCGCGGGCTGTGGGTCATTTGCACGAACACAGCTCACTCGTGGATCAATCAGAACCTCGCGAGAGACATTCTCGACCGACTCGATTTTCTTGTCGTTCAGGATATGTATCACGATACCGAGACAGCACAAATGTCCGATCTCGTTCTGCCAGCTGCTGGATGGGGCGAGAAGGAAGGGACGTTCGTCAATTCCGAACGGCGATTTGGAGTCATCAAGAAAGTTCGTCGGGCACCGGGGCAAGCACTTTCCGATTTCAGCATCTTTCGGCTCATTGCCGAGTCGTACAGTTGCGGAGAGATGTTCGCGAACTGGGACTCGCCGCAGAAGGTCTTTCAGCTTCTGAAGGAATGCACACGTGATATGCCCTGTGACATCACAGGGATTGAAGACTACGAGATGATTGAGGCAAACGGCGGAATTCAATGGCCTCTTAAGCAGGGAGTGACTGAGTTTGATCAGGAGCGTCGGCTGTTTTCTGACGGAAAGTTTTACACGTCGAGCGGACGAGCGAAGTTTCAGTTCGAGCCTCCGAAAACGCTCTCGGAACCTGTCTCCGAGAAGTATCCCTTCGTTCTTCTGACCGGGCGCGGTTCGGCTTCGCAATGGCATACACAAACGCGGACATCTCGTTCCGCAGTCCTCAAGAAGCTTTATCCAATCGATCCGTTCGTTGAGCTGAATCCGAACGATGCACGTAAGCTTGGAATTCGTCCAAACGAGTGGGTCATCATCGAATCACAACGAGGCAGAATGAGAGCGATGGCACTGCTGACCCGTTCTGTCTCTGCCGGGCAACTGTTTATTCCCATGCACTACGAGGGCACGAATCAGCTGACTGATGCGGTCTTCGATCCGTATTCAAAACAGCCATCGTACAAAGCCTGTGCTGTTCGGATTTCGAAAGACTCAAACTCCGCAGCAGCGACCCGTTCTCATTGA